A region from the Agrobacterium cucumeris genome encodes:
- a CDS encoding ABC transporter ATP-binding protein, which translates to MGQLYLNNVRKNYGHFEVIKGVQLDIRDGEFVVFVGPSGCGKSTLLRMIAGLEDITAGDVVINGVKVNELPPVKRGIAMVFQSYALYPHMTVFENIAFPLRVEKMEESKIKEKVEGVAKILQLDQRLQQRPGMLSGGQRQRVAIGRAIVREPKIFLFDEPLSNLDAALRADMRIELTNLHRTLQATMIYVTHDQVEAMTMADRIVVLNAGEIAQVGAPLELYHKPANLFVAGFIGNPKMNFLKVTCKAASAEGVTVEYEGQTITVPVEPRAGLEGRQLTLGIRPEHTGLETADLNVKVAPSVIERLGVNTIAYGIAPTGENYCALLSGSAPVVVDEPIITGIKASDCHLFDESGIALERRVDLSVLKLIQ; encoded by the coding sequence TTGGGTCAGCTTTATCTCAATAACGTCCGCAAGAACTATGGACATTTCGAAGTCATCAAGGGCGTTCAGCTCGACATCAGGGATGGCGAGTTCGTCGTTTTTGTCGGCCCTTCGGGATGCGGCAAATCCACATTGCTGCGCATGATCGCCGGCCTTGAGGATATTACCGCCGGCGACGTCGTCATTAACGGCGTGAAGGTCAATGAATTGCCGCCGGTCAAACGCGGCATCGCCATGGTCTTCCAGTCCTATGCGCTCTATCCGCATATGACGGTTTTCGAAAACATCGCTTTTCCGCTCCGCGTCGAAAAGATGGAAGAGAGCAAGATCAAGGAAAAGGTCGAGGGGGTTGCCAAGATCCTGCAACTCGACCAGCGCCTGCAGCAACGTCCCGGCATGTTGTCCGGTGGCCAGCGCCAGCGTGTCGCAATTGGCCGCGCCATCGTTCGTGAGCCGAAGATATTCCTGTTCGATGAGCCGCTGTCCAACCTCGATGCGGCACTCCGCGCCGACATGCGCATCGAGCTTACCAATCTTCACCGGACGCTGCAGGCGACGATGATCTATGTCACCCACGATCAGGTCGAGGCCATGACCATGGCTGACCGCATCGTGGTGCTGAATGCCGGCGAAATCGCCCAGGTCGGTGCTCCGCTCGAGCTTTACCACAAGCCGGCGAACCTGTTCGTGGCCGGCTTCATCGGCAACCCGAAAATGAATTTCCTGAAGGTCACCTGCAAAGCTGCCAGCGCCGAGGGCGTGACTGTGGAATATGAGGGCCAGACAATCACCGTGCCGGTGGAACCTCGCGCTGGCCTCGAAGGCAGGCAACTGACGCTTGGCATTCGCCCGGAACATACAGGCCTTGAAACGGCTGACCTTAATGTGAAGGTCGCGCCCAGCGTCATCGAGCGGCTGGGAGTGAACACGATCGCTTATGGGATTGCCCCGACGGGTGAGAACTATTGCGCGCTGCTTTCCGGTTCCGCGCCTGTCGTCGTTGATGAACCGATCATCACCGGCATCAAGGCATCGGATTGCCACCTGTTCGATGAAAGCGGCATTGCGCTCGAACGGCGCGTCGACCTTTCCGTCCTCAAGCTGATCCAATAA
- a CDS encoding ABC transporter substrate-binding protein, with amino-acid sequence MALKHYGLALCAFAFAGSTALTTVTAHAADKEISWIYCGDKMDPIHEKYIKEWEGKNAGFKVVPEVVGWAQCQDKATTLAAAGTPVAMAYVGSRTLKQFAQNDLIVPVPMTEDEKKTYYPNIVDTVTFEDTQWGVPVAFSTKALYWNKDLFKQAGLDPEVPPKTWAEEIAFAKQIKEKTGIAGYGLPAKTFDNTMHQFMHWVYTNNGKVIDGDKITVDSPQVVAALTAYKDITPYSVEGPTAYEQNEIRAIFLDGKVGMIQAGSGAATRLQETKINWGIATLPLGPEAKGPGTLLITDSLAIFKGTGVEEKATEFAKFITSPGPQGEYELQGGAGLTPLRPSAKVDEFVAKDPFWKPLIDGIAYGGPEPLFTDYKGFQDTMIEMVQSVVTGKATPEDAAKKASTALEQYK; translated from the coding sequence ATGGCACTGAAACATTACGGATTGGCGCTTTGCGCATTCGCATTTGCCGGTTCCACTGCCCTTACCACGGTGACGGCACATGCCGCCGACAAGGAGATCAGCTGGATCTATTGCGGCGACAAGATGGACCCCATCCATGAAAAATACATCAAGGAATGGGAAGGCAAGAATGCCGGCTTCAAGGTTGTTCCTGAGGTCGTTGGCTGGGCGCAGTGCCAGGACAAGGCAACGACGCTCGCTGCCGCCGGCACCCCGGTCGCCATGGCCTATGTCGGTTCGCGCACGCTGAAGCAGTTCGCGCAGAACGATCTCATCGTTCCGGTGCCGATGACGGAAGACGAAAAGAAGACCTATTACCCCAACATCGTCGACACGGTCACCTTCGAGGACACGCAGTGGGGCGTGCCGGTCGCATTCTCGACCAAGGCGCTCTACTGGAACAAGGATCTGTTCAAGCAGGCCGGTCTCGACCCGGAAGTGCCGCCGAAGACCTGGGCTGAAGAAATCGCCTTCGCCAAGCAGATCAAGGAAAAGACCGGCATTGCCGGTTATGGTCTGCCCGCCAAGACCTTCGACAACACCATGCACCAGTTCATGCACTGGGTTTATACCAATAACGGCAAGGTCATCGACGGCGACAAGATCACCGTCGACAGCCCGCAGGTCGTTGCAGCCCTCACGGCTTACAAGGACATCACGCCTTATTCCGTCGAAGGTCCCACGGCCTACGAGCAGAACGAAATCCGCGCCATCTTCCTTGATGGCAAGGTTGGCATGATCCAGGCCGGTTCGGGTGCTGCAACCCGCCTGCAGGAAACCAAGATCAACTGGGGCATTGCAACGCTGCCGCTCGGCCCCGAAGCCAAGGGTCCCGGCACGCTGCTCATCACCGACAGCCTTGCGATCTTCAAGGGAACCGGCGTGGAAGAAAAGGCGACCGAATTCGCCAAGTTCATCACTTCGCCCGGCCCGCAGGGCGAGTACGAGTTGCAGGGCGGCGCTGGCCTCACCCCGCTGCGTCCGTCGGCCAAGGTTGATGAATTTGTCGCCAAGGACCCCTTCTGGAAGCCGCTGATCGACGGTATCGCCTATGGTGGTCCCGAGCCGCTCTTCACCGACTACAAGGGCTTCCAGGATACGATGATCGAGATGGTGCAGTCTGTCGTTACCGGCAAGGCGACCCCGGAGGATGCCGCGAAGAAGGCCTCCACCGCGCTCGAGCAGTATAAATAA